Proteins encoded in a region of the Sugiyamaella lignohabitans strain CBS 10342 chromosome B, complete sequence genome:
- the PDR12 gene encoding ATP-binding cassette multidrug transporter PDR12 (Plasma membrane ATP-binding cassette (ABC) transporter; weak-acid-inducible multidrug transporter required for weak organic acid resistance; induced by sorbate and benzoate and regulated by War1p; mutants exhibit sorbate hypersensitivity; GO_component: GO:0016021 - integral component of membrane [Evidence IEA,IEA]; GO_component: GO:0016021 - integral component of membrane [Evidence ISM] [PMID 12192589]; GO_component: GO:0016020 - membrane [Evidence IEA,IEA]; GO_component: GO:0005886 - plasma membrane [Evidence IEA,IEA]; GO_component: GO:0005886 - plasma membrane [Evidence IDA] [PMID 9687494]; GO_function: GO:0005524 - ATP binding [Evidence IEA,IEA]; GO_function: GO:0016887 - ATPase activity [Evidence IEA]; GO_function: GO:0042626 - ATPase activity, coupled to transmembrane movement of substances [Evidence IEA]; GO_function: GO:0017111 - nucleoside-triphosphatase activity [Evidence IEA]; GO_function: GO:0000166 - nucleotide binding [Evidence IEA,IEA]; GO_function: GO:0005342 - organic acid transmembrane transporter activity [Evidence IDA] [PMID 10419965]; GO_process: GO:0006200 - ATP catabolic process [Evidence IEA]; GO_process: GO:0008152 - metabolic process [Evidence IEA]; GO_process: GO:0015849 - organic acid transport [Evidence IDA] [PMID 10419965]; GO_process: GO:0055085 - transmembrane transport [Evidence IEA]; GO_process: GO:0006810 - transport [Evidence IEA,IEA]), producing the protein MVFRSDGVDPAGKNHPGMDEIDLAKAMECPGVLERLENYFQEVGYKRDRAGNTTGPDLSGSGSATVGAGLGAGPGAHTRASAGAGPGPDSGPGAGSPAPSVTRITTRDSSGTATGKPETSAGSSKTSDTVDSVGKGKPLPSEFNADENLEVLLRALGQSGNGPFPRNATQEDMYHPAVSFKDLVVKGRPSEPGPIPTVFELGKKILLFPVSVFKLFAKKEYPTILHGLDGIVYPGEMLLVLGANNAGCSTLLKTLSGHINDYSLVDGSVCYDSMTLDSLRRSSYRSQVIYNSSSKYTFDCQKFIIWWPIFVYILYSYSQV; encoded by the coding sequence ATGGTATTCAGATCTGACGGTGTCGATCCCGCTGGCAAGAACCACCCAGGCATGGATGAAATTGACCTTGCCAAGGCTATGGAATGCCCTGGTGTTCTTGAAAGGCTAGAGAATTACTTTCAGGAAGTGGGCTATAAGCGGGATCGTGCTGGTAATACCACTGGCCCTGATTTGAGTGGGAGTGGGAGTGCCACTGTAGGTGCTGGTCTCGGTGCTGGTCCTGGTGCTCATACTAGAGCTAGTGCAGGTGCTGGTCCTGGTCCTGATTCTGGGCCCGGGGCTGGATCCCCTGCTCCATCTGTTACAAGAATCACAACTAGAGATAGCTCTGGTACAGCTACAGGTAAACCAGAGACTTCAGCAGGTAGTTCCAAGACATCCGATACTGTAGATTCGGTCGGAAAAGGTAAACCTCTACCGTCAGAATTCAACGCAGATGAAAATCTAGAAGTTTTACTTCGGGCATTGGGTCAAAGTGGTAATGGGCCCTTTCCACGTAATGCCACTCAGGAAGATATGTACCATCCAGCAGTGTCTTTTAAGGATTTAGTTGTGAAGGGCCGACCGTCAGAACCTGGTCCTATTCCAACTGTGTTCGAAttaggaaaaaaaattcttcTCTTTCCAGTATCTGTGTTCAAGTTATTTGCAAAAAAAGAGTATCCAACTATTCTCCATGGATTGGACGGCATTGTGTATCCGGGAGAAATGCTGCTTGTGTTAGGCGCCAATAATGCAGGCTGTTCAACACTACTCAAAACATTATCGGGCCACATCAATGACTATTCCTTGGTTGATGGGTCGGTATGCTACGACTCTATGACATTGGACAGTCTACGACGTTCGTCTTACAGGTCTCAAGTTATATACAATTCATCAAGTAAGTACACTTTTGACTGTCaaaaatttattatttggtGGCCTATATTTGTTTACATACTTTACTCATACTCACAAGTTTAG
- the SNQ2 gene encoding ATP-binding cassette transporter SNQ2 (Plasma membrane ATP-binding cassette (ABC) transporter; multidrug transporter involved in multidrug resistance and resistance to singlet oxygen species; GO_component: GO:0016021 - integral component of membrane [Evidence IEA,IEA]; GO_component: GO:0016021 - integral component of membrane [Evidence ISM] [PMID 12192589]; GO_component: GO:0016020 - membrane [Evidence IEA,IEA,IEA]; GO_component: GO:0005739 - mitochondrion [Evidence IDA] [PMID 14576278]; GO_component: GO:0005739 - mitochondrion [Evidence IDA] [PMID 16823961]; GO_component: GO:0005886 - plasma membrane [Evidence IDA] [PMID 12469340]; GO_function: GO:0005524 - ATP binding [Evidence IEA,IEA]; GO_function: GO:0016887 - ATPase activity [Evidence IEA]; GO_function: GO:0042626 - ATPase activity, coupled to transmembrane movement of substances [Evidence IEA]; GO_function: GO:0017111 - nucleoside-triphosphatase activity [Evidence IEA]; GO_function: GO:0000166 - nucleotide binding [Evidence IEA,IEA]; GO_function: GO:0008559 - xenobiotic-transporting ATPase activity [Evidence TAS] [PMID 10581358]; GO_process: GO:0006200 - ATP catabolic process [Evidence IEA]; GO_process: GO:0008152 - metabolic process [Evidence IEA]; GO_process: GO:0042493 - response to drug [Evidence TAS] [PMID 11421285]; GO_process: GO:0055085 - transmembrane transport [Evidence IEA]; GO_process: GO:0006810 - transport [Evidence IEA,IEA]): MDSKVGNQFVPGTSPLMRHKLTVAEAAACRGSVYCWDETPKSVDFTIAIRALTNLISNVSISAAHQANQRVYDLYDKVLILFDGHEIFFGRSDAAHTYFERLGYAPSATETTDDFLARIASRDVNCQHRPVQESKELETHENPLMRPQELERAWKSSPEYAKLIEEIDQHRAKHTSDAKFTGPLYSRSYLHQLRLGAKRGYQRILGDKMFQITQFLLGIFNALVLGPLFFNLNPTTVDAFSKGGGLFFALVYNITIALIEVAVIMNNRPILLKQRRYYFIRPSVENFHRVITDLPFRSIGVFLFALPYYFLSSFRLAAGHFFLYLFVVELTTYAFVSYYQMMASIIRVPEVGSVVVVLSVIFFLSYSGYMIPTTFMHPWFRWLNRIDPMAYGFEILLLNEFHGRNMTCGLVAPSGPGYENLGPPYQSCVMAGVLPNQVFAVGDSYMANIFAYTWSHVWRNVGIIIALWLSFLLIGALGSELFAHAPRGSQKHILFKNPDRQDQKSLDDLPSSGAINRSSNIFEKRDTSYTWQHISKEGLLDDVSGFVQSGQMTAIISENLMSLTALTELLALRSPTSDSGNIRLNGSDPRLSNCIGFVQADDDHISYQTVREALQFSARLRLPSTMPDSKKMQIVDRVIADLDMYDMADALVGKEGGTNSLPAYHRKKLAIGVEMVALPDVLIVDLPTNRLDTVESHKFAILLTSLARDSGVAIISSLWDPSSSQLDYFDNVLLLDPSGGCSYFGKVGQDLREILRYFNRSSCDPYRGENLAGTTDFLLQTVRNMDSCGAHEMRSAWSTSREKAVMDATIVELNDSRHATPMIPHNSPNSYMRNFGLVFKRTARAYWRTPRYFFFKAFSFALIGLFVGFTFYKAGNTAGGLQNGVFAFFFSIVVDPAMAAMIHDQVMPIRDHYERGEKNYRQTYHWSCLTFSVLICEVAVHIPLSTLTFLGLYYPTHYTSQPGYFYFVYCILFQLYVVSISLGITFMSPDIMSANNLSSTAFNLTVNYCGVPQRPNLMTGLYRFLYRVSPLSYFVQAYSIAFFHELPVVCKPQEYTVFSTIAGKTCQEYAGPFIAANGGYLANPDSTSTCQYCQFAVGDEFMHANLSTGIGDKWRNVGIIFAYILFNIAGAQLCYFIFRVVKWPSFLKKISFIGRQFVFAKKIHDD, encoded by the coding sequence ATGGATTCAAAAGTTGGCAACCAGTTTGTACCTGGTACTAGTCCCCTAATGAGACACAAACTTACCGTGGCTGAAGCCGCTGCTTGTAGAGGATCTGTTTACTGCTGGGACGAGACTCCAAAATCTGTCGATTTCACAATTGCAATTCGTGCCCTGACAAACCTTATATCGAATGTGTCCATATCAGCTGCTCACCAGGCCAATCAACGTGTATATGATCTCTATGATAAAGTGCTCATCTTATTTGATGGGCatgagattttttttggtagGTCCGATGCTGCTCATACATATTTTGAGAGACTAGGCTACGCACCATCTGCTACTGAGACTACAGACGACTTCCTAGCCCGAATAGCATCACGAGATGTAAACTGCCAGCACCGTCCAGTCCAAGAGTCTAAAGAGCTCGAAACCCATGAAAATCCCCTAATGAGACCTCAGGAACTTGAAAGAGCATGGAAAAGTTCTCCTGAATATGCCAAGCTCATCGAAGAAATTGATCAGCACAGAGCCAAACATACTTCAGATGCTAAGTTCACCGGTCCTTTATACAGTAGAAGTTATTTGCATCAGCTCAGACTTGGAGCAAAACGCGGATATCAAAGAATTTTGGGCGATAAAATGTTCCAAATAACTCAGTTCCTCCTAGGAATTTTCAATGCCCTGGTGCTGGGACCGTTGTTTTTTAATCTAAATCCAACCACTGTGGACGCATTTTCAAAAGGTGGTGGTCTATTCTTTGCTCTAGTTTATAACATCACAATCGCTTTGATAGAGGTCGCCGTAATCATGAACAATCGACCGATTTTGCTTAAACAGAGGCGATATTACTTTATTCGCCCATCTGTTGAGAATTTTCATAGAGTAATTACCGACCTCCCATTCCGATCCATTGGCGTGTTCTTATTTGCACTTCCTTATTACTTTTTGTCCAGTTTCAGACTGGCTGCTGGCCATTTTTTCCTGTACTTGTTCGTAGTCGAACTTACCACATATGCTTTTGTCAGCTATTATCAGATGATGGCCAGTATAATTCGCGTACCCGAAGTTGGCTCCGTAGTTGTTGTTCTTAGTGTGATATTTTTCCTCTCATATTCGGGATATATGATACCAACAACGTTTATGCATCCATGGTTTAGATGGCTAAATCGAATTGATCCAATGGCATACGGTTTTGAAATTTTACTTTTAAATGAATTTCATGGCCGAAACATGACTTGTGGTCTAGTTGCACCCAGTGGGCCTGGCTATGAAAATTTGGGCCCTCCTTACCAGTCGTGTGTTATGGCTGGTGTACTACCTAATCAAGTCTTTGCTGTCGGTGATTCGTATATGGCAAATATATTTGCATATACATGGTCTCATGTTTGGCGAAATGTAGGGATTATAATTGCCCTCTGGCTGTCTTTTCTTTTAATTGGAGCTCTTGGTTCTGAGCTTTTTGCTCATGCTCCAAGAGGGTCGCAAAAACACATCTTATTCAAGAATCCTGACCGTCAAGACCAGAAATCGCTGGACGACCTGCCGTCTAGTGGCGCTATCAACAGATCTTCTAacatttttgaaaaaagagaCACCTCGTATACCTGGCAACATATATCCAAGGAAGGTCTCTTAGATGATGTATCTGGGTTTGTACAATCTGGACAGATGACTGCAATTATTAGTGAGAATCTAATGTCCCTAACAGCTTTGACAGAATTGCTGGCTCTTCGGTCTCCGACATCGGATTCTGGTAATATCCGTCTTAATGGAAGTGACCCCCGCTTGTCAAATTGTATAGGCTTTGTACAGGCTGATGATGACCATATCTCGTATCAGACTGTGAGGGAAGCTTTACAATTCTCTGCTCGACTAAGGTTACCATCAACAATGCCTGATTCtaaaaaaatgcaaatagTTGATAGAGTCATTGCTGATTTGGATATGTACGACATGGCTGATGCGTTAGTAGGGAAAGAAGGAGGCACTAACAGTTTACCCGCTTATCATCGTAAGAAGCTAGCTATTGGAGTAGAGATGGTAGCCCTTCCTGATGTTTTGATAGTAGATCTACCTACTAATCGTCTCGATACTGTAGAATCTCACAAATTTGCAATACTACTGACTTCTCTAGCTAGGGATAGTGGTGTAGCtattatttcttctctATGGGATCCCTCATCTAGCCAACTTGATTACTTTGATAATGTTCTCTTACTAGACCCATCTGGTGGATGCTCATATTTTGGTAAAGTTGGCCAAGACCTAAGAGAAATTCTTCGCTATTTCAACCGATCATCTTGTGATCCCTACCGTGGCGAAAACCTGGCTGGTACTACTGACTTCTTGCTACAAACGGTACGCAACATGGACTCGTGTGGAGCACACGAAATGAGGTCTGCATGGTCGACGTCAAGAGAAAAGGCTGTGATGGACGCTACGATAGTAGAATTGAATGACTCCAGGCACGCGACTCCCATGATCCCCCACAACTCACCAAACTCATATATGAGAAACTTTGGGCTTGTGTTTAAGCGTACTGCCAGAGCTTATTGGAGAACTCCCAggtacttttttttcaaagcaTTTTCATTTGCGCTGAttggtttatttgttgGCTTCACTTTTTACAAAGCTGGTAATACTGCTGGCGGTCTTCAAAATGGtgtttttgcattttttttttcaatcgTCGTAGACCCTGCTATGGCGGCTATGATTCACGACCAAGTAATGCCTATAAGAGATCACTATGAACGTGGTGAAAAGAACTACAGGCAGACTTATCACTGGAGCTGTCTCACCTTTTCTGTCTTGATTTGTGAGGTTGCTGTCCACATTCCCCTATCAACGCTGACATTCCTTGGTTTGTATTATCCCACACACTATACATCCCAACCAGGCTATTTCTACTTTGTGTACTGTATCCTATTTCAGCTGTATGTGGTCAGCATTTCTTTGGGCATCACTTTCATGTCTCCAGATATCATGTCTGCCAACAACCTGTCTTCAACCGCATTCAATTTGACTGTTAATTACTGCGGTGTACCTCAAAGACCAAATCTTATGACTGGTCTTTACAGGTTCTTGTATAGAGTGTCTCCATTGTCATACTTTGTTCAAGCATACTCCATTGCCTTCTTCCATGAATTACCAGTTGTTTGTAAACCGCAGGAGTACACGGTGTTTAGTACTATTGCCGGGAAAACATGTCAAGAGTATGCCGGCCCGTTTATAGCTGCCAATGGAGGATATCTTGCAAATCCTGATTCAACTAGCACCTGTCAGTATTGCCAGTTTGCTGTGGGCGATGAGTTTATGCATGCTAATTTGAGCACTGGTATTGGCGACAAGTGGCGTAACGTTGGGATCATTTTCGCATACattcttttcaatattgCTGGAGCCCAATTATGTTACTTTATTTTCCGAGTCGTTAAGTGGCCCTCTTTTCTTAAGAAAATTAGCTTTATCGGCAGACAGTTTGTGTTTGCAAAGAAGATTCACGACGATTAA